Sequence from the uncultured Flavobacterium sp. genome:
TAGGAACCGAGAAACATTATGCCAAATACTTAAAAGATATTGGGACGTTAAAAATTCCGGGTTGTTTTGCGATGACCGAAACACATCACGGTTCAAACGTAAAAGGTTTAGAAACCACAGCAACTTACAATCATAGCGATCAGACATTTGTAATTCACACGCCAAACAAGAACGCACAAAAAGAATATATTGGAAATGCTGCGGTTCACGGACAAATGGCAACTGTTTTTGCGAAATTAATTATTGACGATCATGATTATGGCGTGAATGCATTTGTGGTTCCGCTTCGTGATACAAACGGAAATACTTTAAAAGGAGTTACGATTGGCGATTGTGGTCATAAAATGGGTTTAAACGGCGTAGATAACGGAACCATAAGTTTTGATAATGTTGTGATTCCGAAAGAAAATATGCTTGATCGTTTTGCTTCTGTTAATGATAAAGGCGAATTCGAAAGTCCGATTCCAAGTGACAATCGACGTTTTTTTACCATGTTAGGCACTTTGGTTGGAGGACGAATTGGAATTCCGCGTTCAGCTTTGGCTGCAGCCAAATCAGGATTGACGATTGCCATTCGCTACAGCGATCAAAGAAGACAGTTTGGACCGGAAGGAGGTTCAGAAGTTCCGATTTTAAATTACAGAATGCACCAACGTCGTTTGATTCCGCCTTTGGCTAAAACTTATGCCGTTCATTTTGCTTTACAATATCTTACGAATCGTTTTCTAAACAGAACCGAAGCAGAAATGCAGGAAATCGAAGCTCTCGCAGCGGGAATGAAATCATATTCGACGTGGAGTACAAGAGATATTCTGCAAGAATGTCGCGAAGCTTGCGGCGGAAAAGGATATTTATCTGAAAATAGAATTGATGCGCTTAAAAATGACACCGAAATTTATACCACTTTTGAAGGTGATAATACCGTTTTGATGCAATTGGTAGCTAAAAACCGTTTGTCTGAATTTAGAAAATCATTTGGTGAAATGGGTGCTGCTGGAATTATCAATTATGTATTTGAAAATGCAAAAACGGCAATTACAGAGAAAAACCCAATTGCAACACGTAGAACAGATGATGAACATTTACTTGACGGAGAGTTTCATTTGCAAGCATTTATTCATCGTGAAAAAGCGATACTAGCTTCGGCAGCAAGACGTATCAAAAAATTGGTTGATGGCGGTTTAGAACCTTATGATGCTTTTAATGTTGTTCAGCATCAAATGATTGATGTTGCTCAGGCTTATCTTGAAAGGGTAGTTTTGGAACAATTTCAATTGGCAATAAAAACAGTCGAAGATCAAAAGACAAAAGAAATATTGATAAAACTGAATCATTTATACGCGCTTTCGCAATTAGAAAAAAACAAAGCTTGGTATCTTGAAGACGGATATATGGAAGCGGTAAAAACTAAAGCAATCCGTAAAATCGTTAATCAGCTTTGTTGGGATATTCGACCAGATGCAGTTTCGTTAGTAAATGCATTTGATATTCCTGAGAGTTGTTTGGCGGCACCAATTGCGGTTTAGTTTTTTTTAAATTTTAAACCATATAAGTGATATAAGTTCATTTAAAAGTTGCAACGATCTTTGTCAAAGTTTGAAACTTTGACAAAGGTTTTCGTAGTCTTGTCATATCAAAACTATTAATGATATAATTATTTTTATATCACTAATAAATAAAATTATAACTACAGCATATTTTTATTAAAATAACTCGCTTTTTCGAAGTCGCTAATATTAATTGAAATAATTGGAACTTCGGGAATAATGGCATTTAGTTTTGATACAATTGCGTTTGATAAATTGACCTTTTGATCTGTATTTCGGCCTTCCATAATGTATGCGAAAACGTGAATAAAATCTTCTAAGGAATTTCCATTATTATAATATGCAAAAGGATTAATACGAACCTTGATTTCAGAAGCAGGAAAAAGGCCTGTCGATAATGCCGAATTATAAACTTCCTGCATGATATCGTCTGCAGATTTTATTCGGATAACATTTTCAGAGCAATCAATAACAAAGTGTGGCATAAGTGTTTATTGTTTAGATTAGATAAAAGAATAGTCTAAACAAAATTATAAAAACATTCTCACGATTGCCTGAAAAATGCTTTTTTATAATGGTTCTCATTTCAAAATTTTGTTATGTTTTTTAATATTTTATAAAATGATCAGACTTTATAAATATTTTAATTTTATACCATGACTTTATTATATTTGTAAGTCTCATAATATCTTTATTTAGCTTGAAAAAATATTTTCTATTTCTGTTAATCGTTCTTGTCAATCTGCCTGTTTATTCATTGGATAGTACAGATGCTATTTTAGCACAGTTAAACAATGCTTTAAAAAACAAGGAACGTTATGTTCAGTTAAAAGAAGAGCGTATTTTGAACTTCAAGAAAATCAAATCTGATAATTTAACTAAGGAACAAGAGTACAATTACAATAAGACATTATATACAGAATATTTAAAATTCAATTCAGATTCGGCGATTCATTATGTCAAGAAAAATCTGAAACTTGCTAATGAACTTCAAAATAAAGAGCTGGAAGATCTGGCAAATCTTGAATTAGCAACACTTTATTCTTCGTCAGGAAAATATCGGGAATCAGAAGCGATTCTGAAAGCGATCAATAAAAACCAATTGTCAAAAAAAGTACTTCCGGAATATTATGAATCTTATCGGGAGTTTTATGAGCATTATGTAGCCAATAGTTACGAGAAAAAGTACATCACTCAAATTGCAATGTACCGTGATTCTTTATTGGCGGTATTAAATCCTCAGACGCTTAAGTATAAAATCAATCTGATTCAGCGTCATATTCATCATATGCAATTTGGCATTGCCCAGAAAAAATTGATGCGTTTATTAGAAACCGCAAATCAAGACGATACACAATATGCAATGATTGGATATCTTTTGGGAAGTATTTATGAATCTACACATCAATTAGAATTACGAAAAAAATACTACGCACTTTCGGCACTTTCAGATATTAAACACGCTATAAAAGACAATGCATCTTTGCAGGAATTGGCGCTCGTTTTTTATGAAATTGGCGATGTAGATATGGCTTACAAACTAACACAATCTGCTATTGCGGACGCTTTGTTTTGTAATGTACAGTTTCGAACGCTTCAAATGTCTGAAGTTTATTCGATTATAAATACCGCTTATTTAGAAAGAGAAGCCAAAAGAAAAATGCAATTGCAAATGTATCTTTTGTGCATTAGTATTTTAACGGCATTTTTGATTGTGGCGATTATTTATGTTTACAAACAAATGAAAAAAGTGTCCCGAATTCGTGGAGAGCTTTTTATTACAAGTCAAAAACTTGCCGAATTAAATCAGGATATTACTCAAACTAATAATCAGTTGCAGGAACGTAATGCACAATTATCAGAATCGAATCATATTAAGGAAGAGTATATTGCGCATTTCTTTAATTTGTGTTCGACTTATATTAATAAACTGGAGAATTACCGCATCATTTTAAACAAGAAAGCTACGGCAAAACAATTTGATGAGATTTATAAAATTCTAAAATCAACAACTTTAGTTGATAATGAATTGGAAGAATTGTACAAGAATTTTGACATTATCTTCCTGAATTTATATCCAACTTTTGTAAAAGATTTTAATGCTTTGCTAATTAGTGAAGAACAGATTGTTTTAAAACAAGGAGAATTGCTAAATACAGAGCTTCGTATTTTTGCTTTAATCCGACTTGGAATTACAGACAGTGTCAAAATTGCGGCATTTTTGAGATACTCTTTAAGCACAATTTACAATTATCGCACGAGAGCAAGAAATAAAGCGGCAGTTTCAAGAAATGATTTCGAAGAAATGGTCATGAAAATTGGCTTAATTACCTTAAAAATCTAATTATTTTTTTTAAAACCACTACTTTTTTTGCTTATTATTTTTTATTAAACAATTGATAATAAGTTATTTGGGTTTTTATTTCACTACTTTTTTTCGTTTAAAAATTCAACACGAACTATAACGTTTTAGCTTTACAATATTATTAAAGGTGTTTACGAGAACAGCAACCTTTA
This genomic interval carries:
- a CDS encoding 5-carboxymethyl-2-hydroxymuconate Delta-isomerase, producing MPHFVIDCSENVIRIKSADDIMQEVYNSALSTGLFPASEIKVRINPFAYYNNGNSLEDFIHVFAYIMEGRNTDQKVNLSNAIVSKLNAIIPEVPIISINISDFEKASYFNKNML
- a CDS encoding DUF6377 domain-containing protein, with amino-acid sequence MKKYFLFLLIVLVNLPVYSLDSTDAILAQLNNALKNKERYVQLKEERILNFKKIKSDNLTKEQEYNYNKTLYTEYLKFNSDSAIHYVKKNLKLANELQNKELEDLANLELATLYSSSGKYRESEAILKAINKNQLSKKVLPEYYESYREFYEHYVANSYEKKYITQIAMYRDSLLAVLNPQTLKYKINLIQRHIHHMQFGIAQKKLMRLLETANQDDTQYAMIGYLLGSIYESTHQLELRKKYYALSALSDIKHAIKDNASLQELALVFYEIGDVDMAYKLTQSAIADALFCNVQFRTLQMSEVYSIINTAYLEREAKRKMQLQMYLLCISILTAFLIVAIIYVYKQMKKVSRIRGELFITSQKLAELNQDITQTNNQLQERNAQLSESNHIKEEYIAHFFNLCSTYINKLENYRIILNKKATAKQFDEIYKILKSTTLVDNELEELYKNFDIIFLNLYPTFVKDFNALLISEEQIVLKQGELLNTELRIFALIRLGITDSVKIAAFLRYSLSTIYNYRTRARNKAAVSRNDFEEMVMKIGLITLKI
- a CDS encoding acyl-CoA dehydrogenase, with amino-acid sequence MKNTKLQAFTPLFYLVWSDDLLTQKEFTTIQKFINDLSWLSPEEKQQLLSKVDISNPPSRNELSQWKLDIEKSIQNKTDIKSLFDIAEAVSEKDVDISDLKSSFIKLENDLGVLGEEAIQNFKTKAGSFTANSQTNSDFDIQKITELLDGKEAAIIKKVKSIISKPEFAYETSTDINVYRQTVYNWCKILAEENLGNMAYPKQYGGGENIADYFAIMETLSYHDLSLVIKFGVQFGLWGMSVQSLGTEKHYAKYLKDIGTLKIPGCFAMTETHHGSNVKGLETTATYNHSDQTFVIHTPNKNAQKEYIGNAAVHGQMATVFAKLIIDDHDYGVNAFVVPLRDTNGNTLKGVTIGDCGHKMGLNGVDNGTISFDNVVIPKENMLDRFASVNDKGEFESPIPSDNRRFFTMLGTLVGGRIGIPRSALAAAKSGLTIAIRYSDQRRQFGPEGGSEVPILNYRMHQRRLIPPLAKTYAVHFALQYLTNRFLNRTEAEMQEIEALAAGMKSYSTWSTRDILQECREACGGKGYLSENRIDALKNDTEIYTTFEGDNTVLMQLVAKNRLSEFRKSFGEMGAAGIINYVFENAKTAITEKNPIATRRTDDEHLLDGEFHLQAFIHREKAILASAARRIKKLVDGGLEPYDAFNVVQHQMIDVAQAYLERVVLEQFQLAIKTVEDQKTKEILIKLNHLYALSQLEKNKAWYLEDGYMEAVKTKAIRKIVNQLCWDIRPDAVSLVNAFDIPESCLAAPIAV